From Hymenobacter sedentarius, a single genomic window includes:
- the trxA gene encoding thioredoxin, with protein MPRKSFPELINSPGMPVLVDFYATWCGPCKTMAPILEQVAAQHGGKLRVIKIDVDRNSAVAQQYRVQSIPTLILFHQGQPVWRQAGVVPAAQISQALQPFVGKS; from the coding sequence GTGCCACGCAAATCCTTTCCCGAACTCATCAACAGCCCGGGCATGCCCGTGCTGGTCGATTTTTATGCCACCTGGTGCGGCCCCTGCAAAACCATGGCGCCCATTCTGGAGCAGGTAGCGGCCCAGCACGGCGGCAAGCTGCGCGTCATCAAGATTGACGTGGACCGCAACTCGGCCGTGGCCCAGCAATACCGCGTGCAGAGCATCCCCACGCTCATTCTCTTTCATCAGGGGCAGCCGGTGTGGCGGCAGGCGGGCGTGGTGCCCGCCGCCCAAATTAGCCAGGCGCTGCAGCCCTTCGTGGGCAAGAGCTAG
- a CDS encoding TonB-dependent receptor, which translates to MLWLGLGWPRVGWSQEAAHFLLSGTVRGVRGEALPGASVAVPALNTGTAADSLGHFSLRLPAGRHQVVVAFVGYQQITRELNLTKNQRLNVALEESGNQLGEVVVEGAATLEEKLRTTQMGVEHLSIREAKLLPALFGEVDILKTLQLKPGIQSGGEGTSGLFVRGGSADQNLVLLDNALVYNPNHLFGLFSVFNSDAVQSVDLYKSGFPAQFGGRLSSVVDVKLREGDRQHYVATGGVGLISSRLTYEGPINKGKGSFIVSGRRTYFDIFTRALNKANEGKEDYSPIPDYYFYDLNAKANYTLSEKDQLFLSGYLGRDTFGFNSSGGFDFKFNWGNTIGTLRWNHVFSPKLFVNTSVSVSDYKYDLTNKLDQFSFKLGSRITDYSGRTDFEYTPNDRHVLKAGAQLTQHKFGVGRLDANSGDGRVNFGSDVSYYGLDGALYASDNLKATDKLQLEGGLRLTGFRSGSNQYGSLEPRASARYSLNDRTSLKASYALMYQYVHLVTNSGASLPTDIWYPSRLAVQPQRSQQLSSGVSFLLGRGKYLLTNEVYYKWGRNQVDFKDGAQLFVNPELDAEFIFGKSWIYGDELYLEKKTGKTTGWIGYTLAWSWRNFQPQRGTTGVNSGQDFHPNYDRRHNLTVVLLHQLNARINLTASFIYTSGSLTTLPLGRFGVQDIPGSSTGIDPRPVPIYPNRNSYQLIPYHRLDLGVVYKIGTRRNQDLTLSIYNAYNRRNAYFVFFETVKDKATDRTTGFQAKQVSLFPVIPSLTYNFRF; encoded by the coding sequence GTGTTATGGTTAGGCCTGGGCTGGCCACGGGTGGGCTGGTCGCAGGAGGCAGCCCATTTTCTGCTCAGTGGCACGGTGCGCGGCGTGCGCGGCGAAGCGCTACCGGGGGCCAGCGTGGCCGTGCCCGCCCTTAATACCGGCACCGCAGCCGATTCCCTGGGGCATTTCTCCCTGAGGCTGCCGGCCGGGCGGCACCAGGTGGTGGTGGCCTTCGTGGGGTATCAGCAAATCACCCGCGAGCTGAACCTGACCAAAAACCAGCGGCTCAACGTGGCCCTGGAAGAGAGCGGCAACCAGCTCGGCGAGGTGGTGGTAGAAGGAGCCGCTACGCTGGAAGAAAAGCTCAGAACCACGCAAATGGGCGTCGAGCACCTCAGCATCCGGGAGGCCAAGCTGCTGCCGGCGCTGTTTGGCGAAGTCGATATTCTGAAAACGCTGCAGCTCAAGCCGGGCATACAGAGCGGCGGCGAGGGCACCAGCGGGCTGTTTGTGCGCGGCGGCTCGGCCGACCAAAACCTGGTGCTCCTCGACAATGCCCTGGTGTACAACCCCAACCACTTGTTTGGGCTGTTTTCGGTGTTCAACTCCGATGCCGTGCAAAGCGTGGATTTGTACAAGTCGGGCTTTCCAGCTCAATTTGGGGGGCGGCTGTCGTCGGTGGTGGATGTGAAGCTGCGCGAGGGCGACCGCCAGCACTACGTGGCCACCGGCGGCGTGGGCCTCATTTCGTCGCGCCTCACCTATGAGGGGCCCATCAACAAAGGCAAAGGCTCGTTTATCGTGTCGGGCCGCCGCACGTATTTCGACATTTTCACGCGCGCCCTCAACAAGGCCAACGAAGGAAAAGAAGACTACAGCCCCATTCCCGATTACTACTTCTACGACCTCAACGCCAAGGCCAACTATACGCTCAGCGAGAAAGACCAGCTGTTTCTGAGCGGCTACCTCGGCCGCGATACGTTCGGGTTCAACAGCTCGGGCGGGTTCGATTTTAAATTCAACTGGGGCAACACCATCGGCACGCTGCGCTGGAACCACGTCTTTTCGCCCAAGCTTTTCGTCAATACCTCGGTTTCGGTTTCGGATTATAAATACGACCTGACCAACAAGCTCGACCAGTTCAGCTTCAAACTGGGCTCCCGAATCACGGACTACAGCGGCCGCACCGATTTCGAGTACACCCCCAACGACCGGCACGTGCTCAAAGCCGGGGCGCAACTCACTCAGCACAAGTTTGGGGTGGGCCGGCTGGATGCCAATTCCGGCGACGGCCGCGTGAACTTTGGGTCCGATGTGAGCTACTACGGCCTCGACGGCGCCCTCTACGCCTCCGACAACTTGAAAGCCACCGACAAGCTGCAGCTCGAAGGCGGCCTGCGGCTCACCGGCTTCCGCAGCGGCAGCAACCAATACGGCAGCCTCGAGCCCCGCGCATCGGCCCGCTACTCGCTCAACGACCGTACCTCGCTCAAAGCCAGCTACGCCCTGATGTACCAGTACGTACACCTGGTCACGAACTCGGGTGCCTCGCTGCCCACGGATATCTGGTACCCCTCACGGCTCGCGGTACAGCCGCAGCGCTCGCAGCAGTTGAGCAGTGGCGTGAGCTTTTTATTGGGCCGGGGCAAGTACCTGCTCACCAACGAAGTATACTACAAGTGGGGCCGCAACCAAGTCGACTTCAAGGACGGCGCCCAGCTTTTTGTGAACCCCGAGTTGGATGCCGAATTCATCTTCGGCAAAAGCTGGATCTACGGCGACGAGTTGTACTTGGAAAAGAAAACCGGCAAAACGACCGGCTGGATAGGCTACACGCTGGCCTGGAGCTGGCGCAATTTCCAGCCCCAGCGCGGCACCACCGGCGTAAACAGCGGCCAGGATTTCCACCCCAACTACGACCGCCGCCACAACCTGACCGTGGTGCTGCTGCACCAGCTCAACGCGCGCATCAACCTCACGGCCAGCTTTATCTACACCTCGGGTTCGCTCACCACGCTGCCGCTGGGCCGGTTTGGCGTGCAAGACATTCCGGGCTCGAGCACGGGCATCGACCCGCGGCCGGTGCCCATTTACCCCAACCGCAATTCCTACCAGCTCATCCCCTACCACCGCCTCGACCTCGGCGTGGTGTACAAAATTGGTACCCGCCGCAACCAGGACCTCACCCTGAGCATCTACAACGCCTACAATCGGCGCAATGCCTACTTCGTGTTTTTTGAAACCGTGAAGGACAAAGCCACCGACCGCACCACCGGCTTTCAAGCCAAGCAGGTGTCGCTGTTCCCAGTTATCCCCTCGCTGACTTACAATTTCAGGTTTTAA
- a CDS encoding DUF4249 domain-containing protein — MIIVNKSAVYLLAFLALAGCGKLQNNIDVPLPSYSAELVVECYLEPGQVPSLAVTTSVPYLSAALPQVPTDVTVSLTMPNGTVVPLPFKPNYAALVDTSSGQKFHSHIGRDPLVARPGDVFKLDVRDTQGRHVTSTTTMLPPVPIDSVEYKFNDKTGAERKAYFLTSFRDPPTADDCYRLQLHKGNPAKGALQKQPEVDNSFEDRLLNGKPFVVGTTYRFLSGDTVTATLYHTDAAFYRFRQSIRDARGANGNPFAQPSAIYSNVQGGVGIFSVLSGTHMTKIIK, encoded by the coding sequence ATGATAATCGTAAATAAATCTGCTGTTTACCTCCTTGCCTTCCTGGCGTTGGCGGGGTGCGGCAAGCTGCAGAACAACATCGACGTGCCGCTGCCCAGCTACTCGGCCGAGCTAGTGGTGGAGTGCTATTTGGAGCCGGGCCAGGTGCCGAGCCTGGCTGTCACTACCTCGGTGCCGTACCTGAGCGCGGCGTTGCCTCAGGTGCCCACCGACGTTACCGTGAGCCTCACGATGCCCAATGGTACGGTGGTGCCGCTGCCGTTCAAGCCCAATTACGCTGCCCTGGTAGACACCAGCTCGGGCCAGAAATTCCACTCCCATATTGGGCGCGACCCACTGGTGGCCCGCCCCGGCGACGTGTTTAAGCTGGACGTGCGCGATACCCAGGGCCGCCACGTCACGAGTACCACTACCATGCTGCCGCCCGTGCCCATCGATTCGGTGGAATACAAGTTCAATGATAAAACCGGGGCCGAGCGCAAAGCCTATTTCCTCACCAGCTTCCGCGACCCGCCCACGGCCGATGACTGCTACCGCCTGCAGCTGCACAAAGGCAACCCGGCCAAAGGTGCCCTGCAAAAGCAGCCCGAAGTCGACAACTCCTTCGAGGACCGGCTGCTCAATGGCAAGCCGTTTGTGGTGGGCACCACCTACCGCTTTCTCAGCGGCGATACCGTCACGGCCACTCTCTACCACACCGATGCGGCCTTCTACCGTTTCCGCCAGTCGATTCGCGATGCCCGCGGGGCCAACGGCAACCCGTTTGCCCAGCCCTCGGCCATCTACAGCAACGTGCAGGGCGGCGTCGGCATCTTCTCGGTGCTGAGCGGCACCCATATGACTAAGATTATTAAGTAG
- a CDS encoding purine-nucleoside phosphorylase, translating to MQQLREATVYIEAYAPNFRPDIGIILGTGLGALAREVEVEHSISYANIPHFPLSTVESHAGRLLLGRLGGKNVAVLQGRFHYYERYTMEQVVLPVRVLKMLGIKQLVVSNAAGGLNPDFNIADLMLIDDHINLQPTNPLIGPNHDELGPRFPDMFAAYDHGLLAHAEAAAQELGQADTTRRGVYVSVPGPMLETPAEYRYLRIIGADAVGMSTVPEVIAARHLGLPVLAVSVITDLCSPGHLKPVVLADIFAAAAKAEPRLTALVKAVIEKM from the coding sequence ATGCAGCAACTGCGCGAGGCCACCGTCTACATCGAAGCCTACGCCCCCAATTTTCGCCCCGACATCGGCATCATCCTCGGAACGGGGCTCGGCGCGCTGGCCCGGGAAGTAGAAGTGGAGCACAGCATCAGCTACGCCAACATCCCGCACTTCCCGCTTTCGACCGTAGAAAGCCACGCCGGCCGGCTGCTGCTGGGCCGCCTGGGCGGCAAAAACGTGGCCGTGCTGCAAGGTCGCTTCCACTACTACGAGCGCTACACCATGGAGCAGGTGGTGCTGCCGGTGCGGGTGCTGAAGATGCTGGGCATCAAGCAGCTGGTGGTAAGCAACGCCGCAGGTGGGCTCAACCCCGACTTCAATATTGCCGACCTGATGCTGATTGACGACCACATCAACCTGCAGCCCACCAACCCGCTTATCGGCCCGAACCACGACGAACTGGGCCCGCGCTTCCCGGACATGTTTGCCGCCTACGACCACGGCCTGCTGGCCCACGCCGAAGCCGCCGCCCAGGAACTCGGCCAGGCCGATACCACCCGGCGCGGCGTGTACGTGAGCGTGCCCGGCCCCATGCTCGAGACCCCGGCCGAGTACCGTTACCTGCGCATCATCGGGGCCGATGCCGTGGGCATGAGCACCGTGCCCGAAGTAATTGCGGCCCGCCACCTGGGACTACCCGTGCTGGCCGTGTCGGTCATCACCGACTTGTGTTCGCCGGGGCACCTCAAGCCGGTGGTGCTGGCCGATATTTTCGCCGCCGCCGCCAAGGCCGAGCCACGCCTCACGGCGCTGGTAAAGGCCGTAATTGAAAAAATGTAA
- the sppA gene encoding signal peptide peptidase SppA, translating into MRQFFKYVLATLVGLVAFCFLGFVLLAAIIGAASTADRKVIAANSVLELKLNEPLSERGRDSKFNFFGGNNSSTGLVSLKQAIRRAKTDGDIKGILLNLDIVQGGMASMEEVRNELLNFKKSGKFIVAYHEVCSEKAFYLSSVANEIYLHPQGTLEFNGLSTEVLFYKRLFDKAGIEPYIFRVGSFKSAVEPFFRENFSDSARYQTVSFLNAINNHMIGQVAATRGIAPARLKVISDSMLVHNAPDALRLKMVTKLGYFDEVQDYMRGKLGLSSKKKPNLVSLHDYFDEDKADENEGKTSGNRIAVIYAEGDIVTGKGSDDNIGSDKFAEAIRKARLDDKVKAVVLRINSPGGSALASDIIYREVLLTKKVKPIIASMSDVAASGGYYIAMACDTIVAHPNSITGSIGVFGVLPNIQPMLANKLGITVDRVTTGKFSDLPTITRPLSDFEKRTLQHEVDHIYADFTTKAALGRHMPVARLRRLASGRVWSGVEAKNNGLVDVLGDYTDAVKIAAARAHIKADDFRVQRLPRRKTELERLLNMFGASDDEEAQTKALQTQLGPLYPAYAQYQQLMHMRGVQARLPYEFDLQ; encoded by the coding sequence ATGCGTCAATTCTTTAAATACGTGCTGGCCACCCTCGTAGGCCTGGTGGCGTTCTGCTTTTTGGGCTTTGTGCTGCTGGCCGCCATCATTGGGGCCGCCAGCACGGCCGACCGCAAGGTAATCGCTGCCAATTCGGTGCTGGAGCTGAAGCTCAACGAGCCGCTCTCGGAGCGGGGGCGCGACAGCAAGTTCAATTTCTTCGGGGGCAATAACTCCTCCACGGGACTGGTGAGCCTGAAGCAGGCCATTCGCCGGGCGAAAACCGACGGCGACATCAAGGGCATTCTCCTGAACCTCGACATTGTGCAGGGCGGCATGGCTTCGATGGAAGAGGTGCGCAACGAGCTACTCAACTTCAAGAAGTCGGGCAAGTTCATCGTGGCCTACCACGAAGTGTGCTCGGAGAAGGCCTTCTACCTTTCGTCGGTGGCCAATGAAATCTACCTGCACCCGCAAGGGACGCTGGAGTTCAATGGCTTGAGCACGGAGGTGCTGTTCTACAAGCGGCTGTTCGACAAGGCCGGCATTGAGCCGTACATCTTCCGGGTGGGTTCTTTTAAAAGCGCGGTTGAGCCGTTTTTCCGCGAGAATTTCTCCGATTCGGCCCGCTACCAAACCGTGTCGTTCCTGAACGCCATCAACAACCACATGATTGGGCAGGTCGCCGCCACCCGTGGCATTGCGCCGGCGCGCCTCAAGGTTATCAGCGACTCGATGCTGGTGCACAACGCCCCCGATGCCCTGCGCCTGAAGATGGTAACCAAGCTCGGCTACTTCGACGAAGTGCAGGACTACATGCGCGGCAAACTGGGTTTGAGCAGCAAGAAAAAGCCCAACCTGGTGAGCCTGCACGACTACTTCGACGAAGACAAAGCCGATGAAAACGAAGGCAAAACCAGCGGCAACCGCATTGCCGTGATTTATGCCGAAGGCGACATCGTGACCGGCAAAGGCAGCGACGACAACATCGGCAGCGACAAGTTTGCCGAAGCCATCCGCAAGGCCCGGCTCGACGACAAGGTGAAGGCCGTGGTGCTGCGCATCAACTCGCCCGGCGGCTCGGCCCTGGCCTCCGACATTATTTACCGCGAGGTGCTGCTCACCAAGAAGGTGAAGCCGATTATTGCGTCGATGTCGGACGTGGCGGCGTCGGGCGGCTACTACATTGCCATGGCCTGCGACACCATTGTGGCCCACCCCAACAGCATCACGGGTTCCATTGGTGTGTTTGGCGTGCTGCCCAACATCCAGCCCATGCTGGCCAACAAGCTCGGCATTACCGTGGACCGCGTCACCACCGGCAAGTTCTCGGACCTGCCCACCATCACGCGCCCGCTCTCGGACTTTGAGAAGCGCACGCTGCAGCACGAAGTCGACCACATCTACGCCGACTTCACCACCAAGGCCGCCTTGGGCCGGCACATGCCCGTGGCGCGCCTGCGCCGCCTGGCATCGGGCCGCGTCTGGAGCGGGGTCGAAGCCAAGAACAACGGCCTCGTAGACGTGCTGGGCGACTACACCGACGCCGTGAAAATCGCCGCAGCCCGCGCCCACATCAAGGCCGACGACTTCCGGGTGCAGCGCCTGCCCCGCCGCAAAACCGAGCTGGAACGCCTGCTCAACATGTTTGGGGCCAGCGATGACGAAGAAGCCCAAACCAAGGCCCTGCAAACCCAGCTGGGCCCGCTCTACCCGGCCTATGCGCAGTACCAGCAGCTCATGCACATGCGCGGCGTGCAGGCCCGGCTGCCCTACGAATTCGATTTGCAATAA
- a CDS encoding replication-associated recombination protein A, which translates to MTSLFPDEPAAFTPPPGPGPDAPLAERQRPRRLADYAGQQHLVGEKGVLRRYLNSGRLPSLILWGPPGVGKTTLAHLLASELKQPFSALSAINAGVKDVRDVIDKAKRQRGTVLFIDEIHRFSKAQQDALLGAVEQGTVTLIGATTENPSFEVIPALLSRCQVYVLEPLSAETLRELVAKALREDEALKQKKVKLAEDHALLALSGGDARKLLNLLEIVVQSTPPDKKGVVTITDAVVQEVAQRPLAKYDKGGEMHYDVISAFIKSMRGSDPNAALYYLAVMLEGGEDVKFIARRMLILASEDIGNANPNALMLATSCFQACTVIGLPESDLILAQTVVYLATSVKSNASYMAIRAAQAEVKANGVYPVPVPLRNAPTRLMKQLGYGKEYAYSHNGEGNFEEQEFLPDALSGTRFYEPGLNPSEQKIQERLRSWWGEKYGY; encoded by the coding sequence ATGACTTCCCTTTTTCCCGACGAACCCGCCGCATTTACTCCCCCGCCCGGCCCCGGGCCCGACGCGCCCCTGGCCGAGCGCCAGCGTCCCCGCCGCCTGGCCGACTACGCCGGCCAGCAGCATTTGGTGGGGGAGAAGGGCGTGCTGCGCCGCTACCTCAACTCCGGCCGCCTGCCCAGCCTGATACTATGGGGCCCGCCCGGCGTGGGCAAAACCACCCTGGCGCACTTGCTGGCCTCGGAGCTAAAACAGCCGTTTTCGGCGCTCTCGGCCATCAATGCGGGCGTGAAAGACGTGCGCGACGTAATCGACAAAGCCAAGCGGCAGCGGGGCACGGTGTTGTTTATTGATGAGATACACCGCTTCAGCAAGGCGCAGCAGGATGCCTTGCTCGGGGCCGTGGAGCAGGGCACCGTCACCCTGATTGGGGCCACCACCGAAAACCCGTCGTTTGAAGTCATCCCGGCCTTGCTATCGCGCTGCCAGGTGTACGTGCTGGAGCCGCTGAGCGCGGAAACTCTGCGCGAGCTGGTGGCCAAAGCGCTGCGGGAAGACGAGGCCCTGAAACAGAAAAAAGTAAAGCTGGCCGAAGACCACGCCCTGCTGGCCCTGAGCGGGGGCGACGCCCGCAAGCTGCTCAACCTGCTCGAAATCGTGGTGCAAAGCACTCCGCCGGATAAAAAAGGCGTGGTCACCATCACCGATGCCGTGGTGCAGGAAGTGGCCCAGCGCCCGTTGGCCAAGTACGACAAGGGCGGCGAAATGCACTACGACGTCATTTCAGCCTTCATTAAAAGCATGCGCGGTTCCGACCCCAACGCCGCGCTCTACTACCTGGCCGTGATGCTGGAGGGCGGTGAAGACGTGAAGTTCATTGCCCGCCGCATGCTCATTCTGGCTTCCGAAGACATCGGCAACGCCAACCCCAACGCCCTGATGCTGGCCACGAGCTGCTTTCAGGCCTGCACGGTCATCGGCCTGCCCGAATCTGATTTGATTCTGGCCCAAACCGTTGTTTACCTGGCTACTTCGGTGAAAAGCAATGCCTCGTACATGGCCATCAGGGCAGCGCAGGCCGAGGTGAAAGCCAACGGCGTGTATCCAGTGCCGGTGCCGCTGCGCAACGCCCCCACGCGCCTGATGAAGCAGCTCGGCTACGGCAAGGAGTACGCCTACTCGCACAATGGCGAGGGAAACTTTGAAGAGCAGGAGTTTCTGCCCGATGCGCTGAGCGGCACCCGTTTCTACGAGCCGGGCCTCAACCCCAGCGAGCAGAAAATCCAGGAGCGCCTGCGCAGCTGGTGGGGCGAGAAGTACGGTTATTAG
- a CDS encoding DMT family transporter, with protein MRNSYRVHAALFFVALIYAANYSLSKDVMPRYMGPFGIVTLRIVGAALFFGIIHRIVAPQDKLVGRADNLRAIACGICGIGVNQLLFFSGLNLTSPISASLLQTIAPIVVVIASAILLSEKITLPRVLGIAVGAFGAGLLILSRNAQAAIYPHATLGNTFILANATVFGLYLVLVQPLMRKYHAFTVLARIFLVGAFIAVPFGWREALTADYGHFPLHIWLEIGYMVIFLTILAYLLNNWALKYASPALLGVYIYLQPVLAVLIAVSLGKDHLTWGKAGQAVLIFLGVWLVSRKPKAVAEPEVPLVAVQD; from the coding sequence ATGCGTAATTCCTACCGCGTCCACGCGGCGCTGTTTTTCGTCGCCCTCATCTACGCCGCCAACTACAGCCTGTCGAAAGACGTGATGCCGCGCTACATGGGGCCGTTTGGCATTGTCACGCTCCGCATTGTTGGGGCGGCGCTATTCTTCGGCATCATCCACCGCATCGTGGCCCCGCAGGACAAGCTGGTGGGCCGGGCCGACAACCTGCGCGCCATTGCCTGCGGCATCTGCGGCATTGGCGTCAACCAGCTGCTGTTTTTTTCGGGCCTCAATCTGACGTCGCCCATCAGCGCCTCGCTGCTGCAAACCATCGCACCCATTGTGGTGGTCATTGCCTCGGCCATTTTGCTCAGTGAAAAAATCACGCTGCCGCGGGTGCTCGGCATTGCCGTGGGCGCCTTCGGGGCGGGCCTGCTCATCCTGAGCCGCAACGCACAGGCAGCCATTTACCCGCACGCCACACTGGGCAATACTTTCATCCTGGCCAATGCCACCGTTTTTGGGCTGTACCTGGTCCTGGTGCAGCCGCTGATGCGCAAGTACCACGCCTTCACCGTGCTGGCGCGCATCTTCCTGGTGGGTGCCTTCATCGCGGTACCTTTTGGCTGGCGCGAGGCCCTCACCGCTGATTACGGCCACTTTCCGCTGCACATCTGGCTGGAAATCGGCTACATGGTCATCTTCCTCACCATTCTGGCCTACCTGCTCAACAACTGGGCCCTGAAATACGCCTCCCCGGCCCTGCTGGGCGTATACATCTACCTGCAGCCTGTGCTGGCCGTGCTCATCGCCGTGAGTCTGGGCAAAGACCACCTCACCTGGGGCAAGGCCGGGCAGGCCGTGCTCATCTTCCTGGGTGTGTGGCTGGTGAGCCGCAAGCCCAAAGCGGTAGCCGAGCCTGAGGTGCCGCTGGTGGCAGTGCAGGATTAA
- the lpdA gene encoding dihydrolipoyl dehydrogenase: MALQFDLVVVGSGPGGYVAAIRASQLGLKVGVIERESLGGICLNWGCIPTKALLKSAQVFEYLNHASDYGLKADGIGFDFNAVINRSRGVADGMSKGINFLFKKNKIETVMGTGKVLAPGKVEVTKADGSKETVEAKSIILATGARSRELPTMPVDNKKIIGYRKAMAMEQLPKRLVVVGSGAIGVEFAYFYRTMGSEVTVVEYLPRIVPVEDEEVSRQMEKSFRKIGVNVLTSAEVTKVDTAGEGCKVTIKTAKGEQVIECDVVLSAVGVTTNLENIGLEELGIKVERGRVIVDDFYQTNVPGIYAIGDIVPGPALAHVASAEGIICVEKIAGHHPEPLNYQNIPGCTYASPEIASVGYTEAEAKEKGYDVLVGKFPFSASGKASAAGVKDGFVKVIFDKKYGEWLGAHMIGSNVTEMIAEVVVARKLETTGMEIIKSVHPHPTMSEAIMEAAAAAYGEVIHL; the protein is encoded by the coding sequence ATGGCATTGCAATTTGATTTGGTCGTGGTCGGCAGCGGCCCCGGCGGGTACGTCGCCGCCATTCGGGCGTCGCAATTGGGTTTGAAAGTGGGCGTTATCGAGCGCGAGTCGCTGGGCGGCATCTGCCTCAACTGGGGCTGCATCCCCACCAAAGCCCTGCTCAAGTCGGCGCAGGTATTTGAATACCTCAACCACGCCAGCGACTACGGCCTGAAAGCCGACGGCATCGGCTTCGACTTCAACGCCGTTATCAACCGCAGCCGCGGCGTGGCCGACGGCATGAGCAAGGGCATCAACTTCCTGTTCAAAAAGAATAAGATTGAAACCGTGATGGGCACCGGCAAAGTGCTGGCTCCCGGCAAAGTAGAAGTAACCAAAGCCGACGGCAGCAAAGAAACCGTCGAAGCCAAAAGCATCATCCTGGCCACCGGCGCCCGCTCGCGCGAGCTGCCCACCATGCCCGTCGACAACAAGAAAATCATCGGCTACCGCAAGGCCATGGCCATGGAGCAGCTGCCCAAGCGCCTCGTGGTGGTGGGTTCGGGCGCCATCGGCGTCGAGTTTGCCTACTTCTACCGCACCATGGGCTCGGAAGTGACGGTGGTGGAGTACCTGCCCCGCATCGTGCCGGTGGAGGACGAGGAAGTGTCGCGTCAGATGGAGAAGTCGTTCCGCAAAATCGGCGTGAACGTGCTCACCAGCGCCGAAGTAACCAAAGTGGACACCGCCGGCGAAGGCTGCAAAGTGACCATCAAAACCGCCAAGGGCGAGCAGGTGATTGAGTGCGACGTGGTGCTGAGCGCCGTGGGCGTGACCACTAACCTCGAGAACATCGGCCTTGAAGAACTGGGCATCAAAGTGGAGCGCGGCCGCGTGATTGTGGACGACTTCTACCAGACCAACGTGCCCGGTATTTATGCCATCGGCGACATCGTGCCCGGCCCCGCGCTAGCCCACGTGGCCTCGGCCGAAGGCATCATCTGCGTCGAGAAAATCGCCGGCCATCACCCCGAGCCGCTCAACTACCAGAACATCCCCGGCTGCACCTACGCCTCGCCCGAAATCGCCAGCGTGGGCTACACCGAAGCCGAAGCCAAGGAAAAAGGCTACGACGTGCTGGTGGGCAAATTCCCGTTCTCCGCTTCGGGCAAAGCCAGCGCCGCCGGTGTGAAAGACGGCTTTGTGAAAGTCATCTTCGACAAGAAATACGGCGAATGGCTCGGCGCCCACATGATTGGCTCAAACGTAACCGAGATGATTGCCGAGGTAGTGGTAGCCCGCAAGCTGGAAACCACCGGGATGGAAATCATCAAGTCGGTACACCCGCATCCCACCATGTCGGAAGCCATTATGGAAGCCGCTGCAGCGGCTTACGGTGAGGTGATTCACCTCTAG
- a CDS encoding tetratricopeptide repeat protein — MKLLFRTPLAAIGLLAFLTNCATTVTEKEKPSVASQPMDAPVATGATRPDSSGAAATAPDARVTAAEPTTPPTVTGAPVNAPITESVAAGGAAANAAPAVAPSAAVASAERAKEKKMTTAEYRTMLANAEAAVKANPKNAAALLQRAKAKSYLKQYKEALPDYTAALRYERTNPDAYYNRGVNRLMMKEYKAAASDFSGALKYRPDDKESFFGRGVAKMQMYQYKPAVADFTRAIQLDSTYADAWEYRGISYSSFDKLAEARRDLERATKLNPEAAKSLRRYVKNEGKEPVKATGAKVAPRPAAKR; from the coding sequence ATGAAATTACTTTTCCGCACACCGCTGGCTGCCATTGGGCTGTTGGCATTCCTTACCAACTGCGCTACTACCGTTACCGAAAAGGAGAAGCCGTCCGTTGCGAGCCAGCCCATGGATGCGCCCGTGGCCACCGGTGCCACCCGCCCCGACTCGAGCGGCGCCGCGGCTACCGCGCCGGATGCCCGCGTTACCGCCGCCGAACCCACCACTCCTCCCACCGTGACCGGAGCGCCCGTGAATGCGCCCATCACGGAAAGCGTGGCTGCCGGTGGCGCGGCCGCTAATGCTGCTCCTGCTGTAGCCCCAAGCGCGGCGGTGGCTTCGGCCGAGCGGGCGAAGGAGAAGAAAATGACCACCGCGGAATACCGCACCATGCTCGCCAACGCCGAGGCGGCCGTGAAGGCCAATCCCAAAAACGCCGCCGCCCTGCTCCAGCGGGCCAAGGCCAAAAGCTACCTCAAGCAGTATAAAGAAGCGCTGCCCGACTACACCGCTGCCCTGCGTTACGAGCGCACCAACCCCGACGCTTACTACAACCGTGGCGTAAACCGCCTGATGATGAAGGAATACAAAGCGGCCGCGTCGGACTTTTCTGGTGCCCTCAAGTATCGGCCCGACGACAAAGAATCTTTCTTCGGCCGCGGCGTGGCCAAGATGCAGATGTACCAATACAAGCCAGCGGTGGCCGATTTTACCCGCGCCATCCAGCTCGACTCCACCTATGCCGATGCCTGGGAATACCGCGGCATCAGCTACTCGTCGTTTGACAAGCTAGCCGAAGCGCGGCGCGACCTGGAGCGGGCTACCAAGCTCAACCCCGAAGCGGCTAAGAGCCTCCGGCGCTATGTGAAAAACGAAGGCAAAGAGCCTGTTAAAGCTACGGGAGCTAAAGTGGCGCCCCGCCCTGCAGCAAAGCGGTAG